In the Brevundimonas sp. LM2 genome, GGTCTCGACGTCGACCGGTTCGACGCGCGCCCGTTTCGCGGCCGACAACCGCTGGCCGGGGGCCAGGCGGCGCGGGACCCCGAAGGCGGCGTCGCGCGAGGCGACGATCACCTCGCCCTGTTCCAGCACGACCTCCGCGTCTGTGCGGCCCCCCGCCAGCGTGACCTGGAACCGCGTTCCCGTGGCCGTCACGCGGCGGTCGCCGGCCTCGACCACGAAGGGCCGCGCCGCGTCGTGGGCGACCTCGAAAAAGGCCTGTCCGGCCTCGAGACGAAGGCCTCGGCGCCGATCGTCGAAGTCGAGACGCACGCGCGAGAGCGGCGCCAGGGTGACCCGTGACCCGTCGGGCAGGGGCGCGGTCAGGCGCTGGCCCGAGGTCGTGACGATCAGGGCGCGGGCGGGGGAAGGGGCGGCGCCGAGCCACACGGCCCCGCCGATCCCCGTCGCCACGGCGGCTCCCCCGAGGCCGAACAGAAGCCGGCGACGGCTGGGGCCCGCCGCCGTCCGCAGGGCGCGCGCGCGCATCGCCAGCACCGGGGGCGCGCAACTGCCCAGACCCAGTTCCATCCAGGCCATCTGGCAGTCGCGATAGGCGCGGGCATGGTCCGGATCGGCCTGAATCCAAGCGTCGAACGCCGCCTCCAGGTCCGGCGATACCGGGTCGCCGCTGTTCATCCGCGCGAACCACAGATCGGCCGCGTCGCTATCGTCGTCGTTGTCGTTCAGGGCGGTCTGGGTCAGGGAAGGGCGCTCCTCGGGCATCAGGTGTCGGCGATCTGCGCGAGCGCGGCCCGCAGGGCGGACATGGACCGGACCATGTGCTTTTCCACGGCGCTGACCGAGATCCCCAGGCGGTCCGCGATCTGGCCGTAGGTCAGGCTCTCGAACCGGCGCAGGATGACGATGGTCCGGGCGCGCGGCGGCAGGCGGTCGAGGGCGGACAGCATCAGATCCAGACGTTTGCGGCCGTCCACGACGCGCTCGGGCGAGGGCTCGTCGGCCGCGGGCTCGATGTCGTCGATATCGATGTGGCGCCCGCCGCGCGCCTGTTGCCGCCGCGCCCGGTCGCGCGCCAGGTTGGCGGCGGCCTCGAACACATAGCCGTCTAGATTCTGCAGCGCGAACAGGTCGGCGCGCCGCAGCAGCCGCAGAAAGAGTTCTTGGACCAGCTCCTCCGCGTCAGCCGCCGACTCCGTCCGCCGCTGGAAATACCGCATCAGCGCGGGGCGCAGACGTCGAGACAGGGCATCGAAGGCCTCGGACCCGGCCGAGGCCGTGAGGGCCGGCGCGGTCAGGGACAGATCTGCGTCGGAAATCTCGCTCACCCGCGCCGAATGCCACACAGTCATAACCCCTTGATGTCAGCCTCGCCGGGGCGCGCTGCCCTGCGACGATGGCTCGCCCTCAGGGTCTAACGCAGGGCATCCCCGGACCCGCATCCGTCTTCGGGTCCTGTCTCGCGATTTTCTCCGCGCAACGCTGAAGGCCGAGCTCAGCTTGCGCGTCTCGAACCCTCGCCGCTACCCGCCCCCCGCGTCAGCTGGGGCAGGACGACGAAGACGAGGCCCGCCGCGATCGTCAGGCACAGGGCCGGGAACAGCATCGGCAGGATGTCGCTGCCCGTGGCCTGTTTGATCGCGGGCACGACCGTCTGGGCGACGAAGCCGCCCAGGTTGCCGATCGAGTTGATCGCCGCGATCCCCGCCGCCGCCCCGGCCCCGCGCAGGAAGGTCGGCGGCAGGCTCCAGAACACCGGCTGGGCCGCGAAGATGGCCGGGGCGGCGATGCACAGCAGGGCGAACTGGGCCACCGGGTCCGAGGCGATCACGCTCAACACCAGACAGGCCGCCCCGATCAGGGCGGGACCCGCGATATGCCAGGCGCTGTGCCCGACCCGCGCCGCATGGCGCGGCAGCCACCACAGGGCCAACCCCACCAGGACCCAGGGGATCACGTTCAGCATGCCGTTGACGGTGTTGGACACGCCGAAGCCCCGCACCACGGTCGGCAGCCAGTAGCTGAGCCCATAGGCGGCTAGGGGAAACCCGACGTACATCAGGGCCAGCAGCAGGACCCGGCGGTCCAGGATCGCGCGCCAGGCCGAGGTGTGACCCGGATCGGGGCTGGCGTCCGCCTCCGCCTGCAGCGTGCGGGCGATCCAGGCCTTCTGGTCCGCCGCCAGCCAGGGGGCCGTGTCCGGCCCGTTCGGCAGCCGCCACAGCACATAGGGGGCCAGCAGCACGGCCGGGATGCCGGTGGCGATGAAGACCCACTGCCAGCCCGCCAGACCCATCAGCCCGTCCAAATCCAGCAGGGCCCCGCCGATCAGGGCCCCGACCGCATTGGCCACGGCGCTCGCGATCATGAAGGCGCCGATCATCCGCCCGCGATGGGCCTGGGGGTACCACAGGGTCAGGACATAGAGGACGCCGGGAAAGAAGCCCGCCTCCGCCGCGCCGAGCAAAAAGCGGAGGATGTAGAACATGGCCGGACTGCTGGTGAAGCCCAGGCCAATGGTGATCAGGCCCCAGGTGGCCATGATCCGGGTGAACCAGACCCGGGCCCCGACCTTGGCCAGCACCAGGTTGGCGGGGGCTTCGAACAGGAAATAGCCGATGAAGAACAGCCCGGCCCCCAGGCCATAGACCGCCTCGCTCATGCCCAGGGCGTCGGCCATCTGCAGCTTGGCGTAGGAGACGTTCTGCCGGTCGATATAGGCGATCAGATACATCAGACAGAACAGCGGCATCAGCCGCGCCGTGATCCGCCGCAGCGTCGCCGCGCCCAGGTCCTGTGTCATCCCGTTCTCCCTAACTTCCTGCGCGATGGCCACCGCCGGCGATCCCGGCTTTGCGACGGCCCGGGCTTGGCTTAGGGGTAACCGACCCCCGTTGACAACGCTGTCAGAGATTTCGCCATGCTGAGACGCCCCCGTGTCGCCCTGGTCGCCGCCGTGGTCGGACTGTGTCTGTCGATGGCCGGTTCCGCAGGGGCCCAGACGCCCGCCGGGCCGTCACCGCGTGTCCGCGACCTGCTCGGCCGCATGACGCTGGACGAAAAGATCGGCCAGCTGAACCAGATCCCCGGGGGACGCCAGCGGGCGCTGAACTCGCGTCTGGACGCCGCCGCCCTGGACCGGGTCCGCCGGGGCGAGATCGGCTCCTTCCTGCACGTGGCGGGTGCCGCCCAGCTCCGCGAGCTGCAGCGAATGGCGGTCGAGGAGTCCCGCCTGGGTGTGCCCCTGCTGTTCGGCATGGACGTGGTGCATGGCTACAAGACCTTGTTTCCGGTCCCCCTGGCCCTGGCCGCGAGCTGGGATCCGGCGCTGATGGAGCAGACCGCGCGGGTCGCGGCGGTCGAGGCCACCGCCGCCGGGCTGAACTGGACCTTCTCGCCCATGGTCGACATCGCCCGGGACCCCCGCTGGGGCCGGGTCGTCGAGGGGGCGGGGGAGGACCCCTATCTCGGCTCCGTCCTGGCGACGGCCCAGGTGCGCGGCTATCAGGGAACGTCGCTGGCCGATCCCACCTCGATCCTGGCCACCGCCAAGCATTTCGTCGGCTATGGCGCGGCCGAGGGCGGGCGCGACTACGACAGCGCCGACATCACCGACCGCACCCTGCACGAGGTCTACCTGCCGCCCTTCCACGCGGCGGCCAAGGCCGGGGCGGGATCGATGATGACCGCCTTCAACGACATCGGCGGCGTGCCCCTGACCGCTCATCCGGCCCTGGTGCGCGGCGTGCTGCGGGACCGGTGGGGCTATGACGGCCTGATCGTCAGCGACTGGAACGCCATCCCCGAACTGCTGAACCACGGCATCGCCGCCACGCCGCAGGCGGCCGGGGCCCTGGCCCTGCGCGGCGGGGTCGATATGGACATGGCCGGCAATCTGTATTCAGCCCAGTTGAAGGGGGCCGTCGAGGCCGATTCGGCCCTGCTGCCGATGCTGGATCAGGCGGTGATTGCCGTGCTGACGGCCAAGGAGCGTCTCGGCCTGTTCGACGCCCCCTATGGCCGCACCGACCCGGCGCGCGAGGCCGCGGCCATGCTGACCCCCGAACACCGCGCCGTCGCCCGCGAGGCGGCGCGGCGCTCGATCGTGCTGCTGAAGAACGACGGCGGCCTGCTGCCCCTGGCCGCTTCTGTGCGCCGCATCGCCGTGATCGGGGCCCTGGCCGAGGACGCCAACTCCTCGTTGGGCAGCTGGCGCGCCCAGGGCAAGGTCGAGGACGTCCGGCCGCTGTTGCCCGCCCTGCGCGAGGCCCTGCCGCAGGCGACCCTGACCTATGCCCAGGGCTATCGGCCCGAGGCGGCCCAGGCCATCGCCGTGACCGCCTCGGGGGAGGGGGCCCAGGCGGTGGTCGAGATCTCCGACGCCGATGCCCTGGCCGAGGCCGTCGCCGTGGTTCGCGCATCCGACCTGGTCCTGCTGGTGGTCGGCGAGCATTTCGACCGCTCGGGCGAGGCCCGCTCCTATACCGACATCGGCCTCAGCGCCGCGCAGGACGCCCTGGCCGCCGCCGTGCTCGACACCGGCAAGCCGGTCGTGGTCCTGCTGATGAACGGCCGGCCGCTGGCGATCCCCGAACTGGCGGAGCGTGCGCCGGCCATCCTCGAGACCTGGTTTCTAGGCGTCGAGTCCGGCCCGGCCATCGCCGACGTCCTGACCGGCCGCGTCTCGCCCGGCGGCCGCCTGCCGATCAGCTTCCCTCGCGCCAGCGGGGCCGCGCCCCTGACCTATGCCCACCTGCCGACCGGACGCCCGGCGGCCGAAGACCTGGTGCGCGACACCGCCCGCTACCGGGACCAGCCGATCACCCCGCTGTTCGCCTTCGGCCACGGCCTCAGCTACGCCAGCTTCGATTACTCGGACCTGCGGCTAAGCACGACCGAGGTCGCCGCCGACGGCTCGGTCGAGGTCAGCGTCACGGTGCGCAATGTGTCCGACGTCGCCGCCGACGAGGTGGTCCAGCTCTATGTCCGGGATCCGGTCGCCGCCGTGTCCCGCCCGGTGCAGGAGCTGCGTGGCTTCCGCCGCGTGGCCTTCGTCCCGGGCGAGGCCAAGCGGGTGCGGTTCACCCTGACCCCCGCGCAGGTCGCCTTCTGGGACCCCGACGGATGGCGTATCCAGACCGGCGAGATCCAGGTCATGGTCGGGGCCTCCTCCGCCGACATTCGGGCGCGCGCCGCCTTCACCATCACCTCCGAGGGTGTCAGCGACATCCCCGCCGCCGCCATCGCCACCCCGTCCTCCGAGGAGCCCGTCGCTTGACCCTGTCCCGCCGCACCGTCATCACCGGGGCCGCCGCCCTGTCCATCGGCGCCTGCCAGAGCGTGCCCATGCCCGTCGCCGCCCAGGTCTACCCCTCCGTCGGCCGCATCGTGCGCGACGACCCGGCCCTGGATCGCCTGATCGCGCCCGATGCCCGGATCGAGAAACTGGCCGAGGGTTTCACCTGGTCCGAGGGGCCGGTGTGGATCGCCGACGGCGGCTATCTGCTGTTCAGCGACGTGCCCCAGAACCGCATCCATCGGTGGTCGGAGGCCGACGGTGCCGCGGTGTTCCTGGCCCCCTCGGGCTATGACGGACCGGACCCCTCGGGCTTTCGCGAGCCCGGCTCGAACGGCCTGATCGCGGGGCCGGCGGGATCGATCCTGATGGCCGACCATGGCAATCGCGCCATCGCCCGGGTCGATCTGGCCACGCGCGCCAAGACCCTGCTGGCGACCCGCTACGGCGGCAAGCGGTTCAACTCGCCCAACGACCTGGTGCAGGCCCGCAGCGGCGCGATCTTCTTCACCGATCCGCCCTATGGCCTGAAGGACATGAACGAGTCGCCGCTGAAGGAGCAGCCGCACAACGGCGTCTATCGGCTGGACCCCGACGGCACGGTGACCCTGCTCGTCGACGACCTGACCTTCCCCAACGGCGTGGCCCTGTCGCCCGATCAGCGGACCCTCTACGTCGCCCAGTCCGACCCGGCCCGCGCCGTCATCATGGCCTATGACCTCGGCGCGGACGGGCAGGTCTCTGGCGGTCGGGTTCTGCGGGACTTCACCGCCACGGTCGGCGCTTCGGCCCCGGGCCTGCCCGACGGACTGGCCGTCGACGCCGAGGGTCACCTGTTCGCGACGGGCTCGGGCGGCGTCCATGTGCTGACGCCCGAGGGTCGATCCTTGGGCCGGATCGACACCGGCACGGCCGCCGCCAACTGCAAATTCGGCGGGGAGGACGGCCGCACCCTGTTCATCACCTCCGGGCCGTTCCTCGCGCGCCTGCGGACCCGGACGCGCGGCTGAGGCACCGTCTGCGCGTCAGCTCCGGCCGACGCGGGCGCGCCAGGCGGGGTAGTCGACCGCGATCAGCCGGGCACCCCAGTCGCCGTAGTAGTTGTAGCCGACCCGGCGCTCGCGTTCGATCTCGGCGAAGTCATACCGCACGACGGAGTCCCGGCCCATGAAGATGGGACGGTTGGTCTCCAGCTCATAGAAGCGCGCCCACAGGGGGCCCGCGGCGGGATCCGCCACGACGCGCCGGTCCGGCAGGCCGTCCGCCCCGGGCGCGTTGTCGATCCTCAGATGGGGAATGGCGGTCTGCCGATACCAGGCCACGGCGCCTTCGATCGCGGCTACGACCTCGGGATCGGGATCGGGAATGGCCATCAGGAAGCGGACCAGGCCGGCGCTCTCGTTGCCCGACAGCGACGGCGGTTCGAACCGGCGGGCCCAGGCGGGGGCCAGGGTGACCTCGTCATGCTGGGCGCACCAGACGGTCGGAGCACCGTTCTGGACGATCTGGGTCTTCAGGATCAGCTCGGTTCCGCGCGCTACGGCCTCGGCGGCCCGGGCCTTCCGCGCGGGATCGACGAAGGCGTAATGCGCACCGTCGCTTGAGATCGTGCGCAGCAGGGTCAGCACACGCGCCATGGCGTCGTCATTGTAGGTGATGCGGTCGTAGTAGCCCCCGCGCCGGGGATAGAACTGCGGGAAGCCCCCATTGGGCGACTGGGAGGCCAGCAGATAGTCGAGCGCCTTCAGGAAGGCCGCGCGATAGGCCGCCGTCTCGGTCTCGCCCCGCGCCTCGATCACCCGGGCCAGGAACTGCATGGGCAGGGTGGTGCCGTCGTTGTCGATGGTGTTGGCCACATCGGCGTCCAGCGGCCCGGTCGGCGGCGCGGCGAGGTCGGTGTTCTTGGGAAACCCCCCCTCGGCCGACTGATACAGGATCACGCTGTCGGCGATGGCCGAGGCCTCCGGCGTGGCGTACCAGCCGGTGTCCTGCTTCAGGATCCGGCTGTTCCACTCCGTCTGGGCCAGGGCACACGAGGCGAGCAGCGAAAGCGCTGCGCCCAGCACAAGCGATCTCAGGCGGGTCATGCGGGCGTCCTCGAAGCGGGCAGGGCGGTGTAGCGCAGGTTTCGGAAGCGGGCCTCGCCGGTGCCTGCCGAGTAGAGGCCGGGCCGCAGCATCATGAAGCCGCCGCGCACATTGTGATGATAGCCCGAGACCTCCATCTGGCGGTCGAACTTGGTCCAGGTCTGGCCGTCCGCCGAGTGGTGGAAGGTGACGATGTGGTTGTCGTTGGTCAGGCGCAGATGCATGCGCCGCCCATGGGGATGGCCTGGCCGGCCGCGCTCCAGTCCGTACTGGTGGGTGACGAAGCGGGAGCCATCGAAACCCAGGCCGGCATAAAGGGCGTTGTCGTAGAACAGCAGGACGCCGGCCGTGGTGCCTTCGTCGATCTCGACTTCGACCTCGAAGCAATAGGCGTGTTCGCCCTGGACGAAAGTCAGGGGCGAGCAGTCCTTAGGCGAGGTGCCCTTGGCGGCCATGTGCAGCACGCCGTCGCGGCGCCGGAACCGGCCGCTGTCGCTGGCGTCCGGATTGTAGAAGCTCCACTGGATGCCGAACTTGTCGGTGCTGAAGTCGTCCGACAGGGCCATGCCGTGCGGCTGGTCCGCGATTTCGGCGGGCTTAGCGGCCGGTTCTGACAGATCGCCGCCCGCGGCCTGGGGCCAGTCGTCGGCACCCCAGACGATGCGGTCCAGCAGCGTCTGGCGGCCCAGGGTCCAGAAGGCGTTCTCATAGCCGTGGTAGACCGTCCACCAATCTCCGGTCGGGCCCTCGATGAAGGTCGCATGGCCGCGCGACCACCATTTCTCGCGGCGGTCGGTGGTGCGGACGATGGGGTTGCGCGGATGATCCTCCCAGGGGCCGAAGACGGACTTCGCGCGGGCCACGATGACCATGTGGCCGGTGGGGGGACCGGCGGTGCCGCCGACGGCGGTGATCATGTAGAACCAGTCGCCGCGCCGCATGACCTTGGGGCCCTCGGGCGAGAACCCCTCGACGTCCCAGTCGGCCGGATAGCGCCAGGGGTCGTAAACGTGGCGCACCGCGCCCACGGTAGACAACCCGTCGTCGGCCAGCTGGATCATGTCGCCGCCGCTGAGGAACAGATAGCGTTTGCCGTCCTCGCCCACGACATGGCCGGGGTCGATGTGATCGGGCAGCTTCAGGTCGATGGGCGCGCTCCAGGGCCCCTCGATCCGATCGGCATGGATGACGTAGCTGGAGCGGTATTCGGGAAACCGGGCCGGGATGTAGACGAAATAGCGCCCGTCGTGCTTGCACAGCTCCGGGGCCCAGACCGAGCCGATGTTCTGGGTCAGGGCGGCCACGACCGGCGTCCAGTTGACCAGATCCACCGAGCGCCAGATGACGATGCCCGGGACCGACTCGAACGACGAGAAGGTCATGTAGTAGGTGTCGCCGTCCTTCAGGATCGACGGGTCGGGCCGGTCGCCCGCCATGATCGGGTTCAGATAGCTACCGTCGCCGAGATCGGCCCGACGCTGGCCTTCGATCCCGGTGCCCCACGTCATGGCGCTCCAGTCGCCCGTGGCGCGCCCGGTGCAGGCGGGTGCCGTCTGGGCGACGCTGGCGGCCGGCGGGACCGTCACGCCCAACGCCGCCAGTCCGAAAGCGCCGCGTCGTGTCAGTTTCATGGGGATGTCCTTGACTGGATACAGGGGCCGGCCGGGAAGAGGCCGGAGCATCGGTGAGATGCGCCGGCTCCTCGAGCCGTCGGATCGGCCTAGAAGACGGCGCGGGCGCCGACGAAGAACTGGCGTCCGGTCGAGCCGTAGTTGGTGGTCACCCGGTCGTCGGCGTACCCCCAGCGGTTGGTCGTCTGGTTCGTCAGGTTCAGGGCCTCGGCCGTCAGGGTGACGATCTCGGTCAGTTTGTAGGTGACCGAGGCGTCCACGTTCAGCGTCTTCTCGCTGCCCAGGAAGTCGTTGACCAGGGGCGAGTCCGAGAAGCCCGGATCGGTGGTGCCCGAGGCGATCGGATACTGGGTCACATAGTCGGCGCGGTAGGCGGCCGAGACCCGCGCCGAGAATTTCGGCACCTCATAGAAGACGGTCACGTTGAACGCGTCCGGCGAGGCCCCGGTGAACGGGCCCACGCCCGTGACCAGCGGAGCCGGCGTCAGGATGTAGTTCAGCTCGGATTCCAGGTGGGTGTAGTTGGCCTGGACGCCCAGGTTCTCGAAATACCAGGGCAGGAAGGTCAGGTTCTGCTGATAGTTGACCTCCACGCCGCGGATGTAGCCACCCGGCGCATCGCGGAACTGGCGGATGCCGAACGGCTTGTCGGCATTGATGTAGTCGACCTGGTTCTGCGCCTGGGCCCGCGCCGCGGCGGTCAGGGTGGTGTCCGCCGCCAGGGCCTCGAACTCGGCCCGCAGCTCGGCGATCGCGGAACTGTCCAGGATCGAAGACAGGGTGCCTTCGCCGACCAGGGTCTGCGGGAAGGACTCGACCTCCTTGTCGAAGATCGCGACCGAGAACAGGGCGTCGGGCTGGAAATACCATTCCACGCTCAGATCATAGTTGGTGGCGGTGAAGGGCGACAGCTGCGGGTTGCCGATGGTGATGGACCCGCCGCTCGTGGCGCCCAGTCCGTTCGGAACCGAGAAGGCCGTGACGCTGGGAGCCAGGTTGCCGAGCAGCGGACGCGCCATGACCTTGGCCACGCCCAGGCGGATGATCACGTCGTCGGTGATCTCATAGGCCAGGTTCATCGACGGCAGGGTGTTGTCGTAGTCATTGCCAGCGCTGATCGCGCGACCCCGGTTGGTGAAGCCGTTGGAGTCCACGACCGTGTTGGCCTGGCGCACGCCGATGTTGCCGCGCAGGTCGCGACCGAAGACGGGGACATTGAAGTCCGCCTGCAGGAAATAGGCCTCGTCCGTTTCGGTGATCTCGAACGTCTGGGCAAAGTTGAACTTCTCCGAGATGCGCCAGTCGTTCCACTTGTTGACGCAGTTGCACTCGAAATCGAACAGGTCGCGGAAGGCGTCCAGGTCCGGCGCGTAGAAGCTGGTCGGCGTCCCTTCCGGCAGCTCCAGCCCCTGGCCGAAGCTGCGCAGGGTCCCGACCTGATCGATCGTGGTCCCGGCTTCGCGCAGGCTGGGGTTCAGGGTTTCGCGCGCCGACTCCCGCTGCAGGGCGGTGGTGAAGAAGGTGTAGCGCTTGCGCTGGTAGCCCGCCTTGAGCGTCAGGTACTCGCTGGCGTCCCAGGCGAAGTCGACATTGCCGCCTTCGTAGTGGTTGTCGACGGTCCGCTCGAAATAGCGGATGGCGGAGAAACCCTTGACCACGTCCCAGTTGGCCGGATTGGCCACGTCGAAGCCGAAATCCAGCGACGGCATGTCGCCGCCGCCGCGCGCGTCATAGACGAAATAGCCGTCGCCCGCCGTCCCCGAGCCCGAGTTCAGGCGCGTGAACTCGACCAGCGAGCCTTGCGACTTGTTGACCGAGCGGCTTTCGCCATAGACGGCCTGCATCCGCAGCGTGTCGCTGAATTCGTGCTGCAGGTTCAGCGTGCCCTGCTGGAAGAAGGTGGTGTAGCGGGCCTCGTCCGCGGCGGAGCGCATGTCGACATTGCCGACGACCAGATAGTCGGCGTTGGCCCCGGTCGGGCTCAGGGCCGCGTCGATCAGGCGGACCGAAGGCCGCCCGATCAGGGCGTTGCGCACGGCCAGGCCGTTCGGTTCGAGCACGTAACCGACCGAGGCCCGGTTGTTGTAATAGTCGAACGGCTCGAGATTGTTCGGGTTGAAGCTGAAGCCCGACGCACCGGCGGCCAGGGGGACAGGCGTGTTGCCGTAGATCTGCTGGCCGCAGTCGATGCCCGCCACGATGGCGGTCTCGGCGCGGGCGTTGCAGGAGGCATACAGCGCCCGCCGCTGGGCCGGTGTCCCCACGCCCGTCGCATTCGACAGCTGGAAGGTGGCCTGGTTGGCCGTGCCCTGGGTGTTGTTCCGGTTCAGCCCGACCGGGACGATCTGATAGTTGGTCGAGATCTGGTCCAGCTGGGAATAGACGCCGTCGAAGCTGAGCGTCGTGCGCTCGGTCGGCCGCCACTGGGCCGAGAAGGTCAGGCCGGTGCGCTCCTGATGCAGGTCCTGCTGGTTCAGGGTCGGAAGCGCAGGGATGCGGACCAGGGAACCGGGCGCGATCGTGGTTCCCGCCGCCGTGCCGGTCGCGGCGTTGTTTCGCAGCGTCGAGCCGATCGGGCTGTTGATCAGCGCATAGGCGGCCGCGTTCGAGCCCCGAAGCGCGTCGCAGTAGGAGGTGTTGGTGATGTTGACGCCCGGGATGACGCCAACGATGCCCGGCAGCGTGCCGTTGCAGTTCGTGTTGGTCGGCGCGGCGAAGCCCTGGCGGGTCTGGATCTCCCGGCCGGCCGCGAGGTTCGGCGTGCCGGCGAAGGTGGCCTGGCGATAGGTATAGTCCGACTGGCCGGCCTGGCGCTGATAGCTGTCGATCGTCTGGTCGCGCGTATTGAAGGCGGCCGAGGCCAGGAGGCCGAAGTCGCCCAGGCCGTCGACGGTCCAGCGGTTCGACGCCAGGGCCGCGACGCGCGGATTGTGGGTCTCGCCGTTCTCGTAATAGGCGTCCTGGGCCGAGAAGGCGAAGCGACGGTCGGAATAGTCGAGCGGGCGGCCGGTCTGCAGATCGACCGTGGCGCCCAGCGACCCCTCTTCGGTCTCGGCCGAGGCGGTCTTCTGCACCTTCAGCGAGTTGAACAGCTCGGACGCGAACGTATTGAAGTCGAAGCCGCGGCTGCGGTTGGGGCTGTCACCGGCGATGGAGGCGCCGGCGGTCGAGAGGGCTTCCACGCCGTTCAGGCGGACCCGGGTGAAGTCGCTGCCCAGGCCGCGGACGGTGATGGTGCGTCCTTCGCCGTTGTCCCGATCGATCGAGACGCCCGGCAGGCGCTGCAGCGATTCGGCCAGGTTGGCGTCGGGGAAGTCGGCGATGTCCTCGGCATTGATCGCATCGACCATGACGTTGGCGGTGCGCTTGGTGGCCAGGGCGCTGCGCAGCGCGCCACGAATGCCGGTGACGACGACCTCGTCCACCTCGCTGGCGTCGTCCTGCGGCGCGGACGCCGGGGCGGACTGAGCCCAGCCGGGTCCGGCGGACAGGGTGCCCACCAGCAGGGCCGTGGCCGAAACGCACTGCAGGGCGCGCACGCGGAACGTGGTCATGTCTCATCTCCTCCCAAGTTTGCCTGACCCTCTGTGGGGCCTGAGCAGAATTCGCCGTTTGCCGGCCATGCCAGTAAGACGGTGGCTGACACCGGTGTCAAGGCGGTTTCGCGGCGCTCGGTGGAAGGCTCGCTATCGAAGGATGTTGGGTGCCGTCCCGAGGGGGCGGGTCGCGAGGGCCGACGCGCCGTCGCCAGTGGGGAAGGACCGGCGACGTCCCGGTCGATCCCATGCCGCGTTCCCAGTCTCGATGAGTAGGCGGAGGTGAGGTCAGCAATCCAATCGACGCGGCTGGCGGACAGGGTGGGATTCGAACCCA is a window encoding:
- a CDS encoding TonB-dependent receptor domain-containing protein → MTTFRVRALQCVSATALLVGTLSAGPGWAQSAPASAPQDDASEVDEVVVTGIRGALRSALATKRTANVMVDAINAEDIADFPDANLAESLQRLPGVSIDRDNGEGRTITVRGLGSDFTRVRLNGVEALSTAGASIAGDSPNRSRGFDFNTFASELFNSLKVQKTASAETEEGSLGATVDLQTGRPLDYSDRRFAFSAQDAYYENGETHNPRVAALASNRWTVDGLGDFGLLASAAFNTRDQTIDSYQRQAGQSDYTYRQATFAGTPNLAAGREIQTRQGFAAPTNTNCNGTLPGIVGVIPGVNITNTSYCDALRGSNAAAYALINSPIGSTLRNNAATGTAAGTTIAPGSLVRIPALPTLNQQDLHQERTGLTFSAQWRPTERTTLSFDGVYSQLDQISTNYQIVPVGLNRNNTQGTANQATFQLSNATGVGTPAQRRALYASCNARAETAIVAGIDCGQQIYGNTPVPLAAGASGFSFNPNNLEPFDYYNNRASVGYVLEPNGLAVRNALIGRPSVRLIDAALSPTGANADYLVVGNVDMRSAADEARYTTFFQQGTLNLQHEFSDTLRMQAVYGESRSVNKSQGSLVEFTRLNSGSGTAGDGYFVYDARGGGDMPSLDFGFDVANPANWDVVKGFSAIRYFERTVDNHYEGGNVDFAWDASEYLTLKAGYQRKRYTFFTTALQRESARETLNPSLREAGTTIDQVGTLRSFGQGLELPEGTPTSFYAPDLDAFRDLFDFECNCVNKWNDWRISEKFNFAQTFEITETDEAYFLQADFNVPVFGRDLRGNIGVRQANTVVDSNGFTNRGRAISAGNDYDNTLPSMNLAYEITDDVIIRLGVAKVMARPLLGNLAPSVTAFSVPNGLGATSGGSITIGNPQLSPFTATNYDLSVEWYFQPDALFSVAIFDKEVESFPQTLVGEGTLSSILDSSAIAELRAEFEALAADTTLTAAARAQAQNQVDYINADKPFGIRQFRDAPGGYIRGVEVNYQQNLTFLPWYFENLGVQANYTHLESELNYILTPAPLVTGVGPFTGASPDAFNVTVFYEVPKFSARVSAAYRADYVTQYPIASGTTDPGFSDSPLVNDFLGSEKTLNVDASVTYKLTEIVTLTAEALNLTNQTTNRWGYADDRVTTNYGSTGRQFFVGARAVF
- a CDS encoding family 43 glycosylhydrolase codes for the protein MKLTRRGAFGLAALGVTVPPAASVAQTAPACTGRATGDWSAMTWGTGIEGQRRADLGDGSYLNPIMAGDRPDPSILKDGDTYYMTFSSFESVPGIVIWRSVDLVNWTPVVAALTQNIGSVWAPELCKHDGRYFVYIPARFPEYRSSYVIHADRIEGPWSAPIDLKLPDHIDPGHVVGEDGKRYLFLSGGDMIQLADDGLSTVGAVRHVYDPWRYPADWDVEGFSPEGPKVMRRGDWFYMITAVGGTAGPPTGHMVIVARAKSVFGPWEDHPRNPIVRTTDRREKWWSRGHATFIEGPTGDWWTVYHGYENAFWTLGRQTLLDRIVWGADDWPQAAGGDLSEPAAKPAEIADQPHGMALSDDFSTDKFGIQWSFYNPDASDSGRFRRRDGVLHMAAKGTSPKDCSPLTFVQGEHAYCFEVEVEIDEGTTAGVLLFYDNALYAGLGFDGSRFVTHQYGLERGRPGHPHGRRMHLRLTNDNHIVTFHHSADGQTWTKFDRQMEVSGYHHNVRGGFMMLRPGLYSAGTGEARFRNLRYTALPASRTPA